Proteins found in one Labeo rohita strain BAU-BD-2019 chromosome 11, IGBB_LRoh.1.0, whole genome shotgun sequence genomic segment:
- the abhd6a gene encoding monoacylglycerol lipase ABHD6, whose product MDLDVVNMFIIAGGTLAIPILAFVASFLLWPAALIKVYHWYWRRRLGMQLDFAEYEGYRFCYSHRGTPGTRPSVLMLHGFSGHKDMWLGVVKFLPKNVHLVCIDMPGHEGTTRTSAVDYSIEGQVKRIHQFVKSVGLNKKPFHLIGTSMGGNVAGVYAARHPSDLCAVTLICPAGLEYPTESKFVQRLRELEKTQNSDGIPLIPSTPEEMEEMLKLCSYVRFKIPKQILQGLVDVRIPNNDFYRECFMELVGEKSRHSLQENMHLISTPLQVIWGKNDQVLDVSGASVLAKAVPGSQVHLLDNCGHSVVLERPRKSAQLIMDFIIAQQNAGINSNKKLS is encoded by the exons ATGGATTTGGACGTGGTGAACATGTTCATCATTGCTGGAGGGACGCTGGCGATCCCCATCCTGGCTTTTGTAGCCTCCTTCCTTCTCTGGCCTGCAGCTCTCATTAAGGTTTATCACTG GTATTGGCGCAGAAGGCTGGGAATGCAGCTGGATTTTGCTGAATATGAAGGATATCGCTTTTGTTACTCTCACAGAGGGACTCCAGGAACCCGTCCGTCCGTCCTCATGTTACACGGCTTCTCTGGACACAAAGACATGTGGCTTGGTGTGGTCAAG TTTCTTCCTAAAAATGTGCACTTGGTGTGTATTGACATGCCGGGACATGAGGGTACGACACGCACCAGCGCTGTGGATTACTCCATCGAGGGCCAAGTCAAACGGATACACCAG TTTGTGAAGAGCGTTGGTTTGAACAAAAAGCCCTTTCATTTGATCGGCACATCCATGGGAGGAAACGTGGCTGGAGTTTATGCCGCCCGTCACCCTTCTGATCTCTGCGCCGTCACGCTCATCTGTCCAGCAG GTCTTGAGTATCCCACTGAAAGCAAGTTTGTTCAGCGTTTGAGGGAACTGGAGAAAACTCAGAACAGCGACGGGATCCCGCTGATACCCTCTACCCCAGAGGAGATGGAGGAGATGCTCAAACTGTGTTCATACGTGCGCTTTAAGATCCCTAAACAG ATTCTTCAAGGACTGGTTGACGTTCGTATTCCTAACAATGACTTCTACCGCGAGT GCTTTATGGAGCTTGTCGGAGAGAAATCCAGACACTCTTTACAGGAGAACATGCATCTCATTTCAACTCCTCTGCAGgttatttgggggaaaaatgATCAG GTGTTGGACGTGTCCGGGGCTTCGGTTCTGGCAAAGGCCGTTCCAGGATCTCAGGTTCATCTGCTAGACAACTGTGGTCATTCAGTAGTGTTGGAGCGGCCGAGGAAATCCGCCCAGCTCATCATGGACTTCATCATCGCACAACAGAACGCAGGAATCAACAGCAACAAGAAACTGTCCTAA